One region of Terriglobia bacterium genomic DNA includes:
- the otsB gene encoding trehalose-phosphatase, which produces MAITCLRTDFFERLQSCNHPVLLLDYDGTLAPFTVERDRAEPYANAIESLQRICRTTGTRTIFITGRAAGDLDRLLRPYELSCEIWGGHGRERLHPDGTLTTFEIEPEATQVLRQAETLLAMEGLGGIVELKPFSLAVHWRGLDLKGQRDTRIGALRAFAFLRTKANCRLLEFDGGMELLVGRRDKGDAVRAILKELPAKTPVAYLGDDLTDEDAFLALGDAGLTVLVRPELRPTAAQLWIRPPHELTRFLETWLDSCGGAA; this is translated from the coding sequence ATGGCAATCACTTGCCTTCGGACAGACTTTTTTGAGCGGTTGCAGAGCTGCAACCACCCAGTATTGCTTCTGGATTACGATGGAACGCTCGCTCCGTTTACAGTGGAGCGAGACAGGGCAGAGCCCTATGCCAACGCGATTGAGTCACTGCAACGAATCTGCCGGACCACCGGGACGAGGACCATTTTCATCACGGGACGCGCCGCCGGCGATTTGGATCGTTTGCTGCGGCCCTACGAACTGAGTTGCGAAATATGGGGCGGCCACGGCCGGGAGCGCCTGCATCCCGACGGTACATTGACGACTTTTGAGATTGAGCCGGAGGCAACCCAGGTACTGCGGCAGGCGGAGACGTTGCTGGCAATGGAAGGGTTGGGCGGCATAGTTGAACTCAAGCCATTCTCCCTTGCTGTCCACTGGAGGGGCTTGGATCTGAAAGGCCAACGGGACACAAGGATCGGGGCTCTACGGGCCTTTGCCTTTCTTCGAACAAAAGCAAATTGTCGCCTGCTGGAGTTCGACGGCGGGATGGAACTGCTCGTCGGCAGGCGCGACAAGGGTGATGCCGTAAGGGCCATCCTGAAAGAGTTGCCCGCGAAGACACCGGTTGCATATCTGGGCGACGATCTTACCGATGAAGACGCGTTTCTGGCTTTAGGCGATGCCGGGCTGACAGTGCTCGTGCGGCCCGAACTCCGGCCCACCGCTGCACAACTGTGGATCAGGCCGCCTCATGAGCTCACGCGTTTTTTGGAAACATGGTTGGACTCTTGCGGAGGTGCGGCATGA
- a CDS encoding trehalose-6-phosphate synthase, with product MSALKKLMIVSNRLPCVVENVGGSVRVEPASGGLITALTSVLKNKETLWVGWPGSDAEEQDVRALIQAASIENCRFIPVFLSSVELAKFYYGFSNEILWPLFHDLQSRCNFDPCYWGVYKRVNKKYAAAVLEHAEGTDYVWVHDYHLMLIAEELREMEIGKTLAYFHHIPFPSPDIFAKLPWRSELLRAMLRFDVLGFQTGRDLRNFVLCLRRFLASEVRARRNGRAVMFETSDRQVTAGAFPISIDFQEFSTRACSEEVTQMAASLRDNIKADHCLLGVDRLDYTKGIPERLRAFELLLEQSPELQCRVTLVQIVVPSREDIPKYQELKQEVERLVTSINGRFTKNGWVPIQYVYRRLNRDELLAHYKAADVALVTPLKDGMNLVAKEFCAAHTSNDGVLIVSEFAGAAQQLKAGALVVNPNDLSGVANAIRQALVFTRSERLCRMRTMRRSIAKDNVSVWAEAFCKAVRLHTVETDESLACAVSV from the coding sequence ATGAGTGCGCTAAAGAAGCTAATGATCGTTTCCAATCGGCTGCCATGCGTTGTTGAGAACGTCGGAGGAAGCGTTCGCGTGGAACCGGCCTCCGGCGGACTGATTACAGCGCTTACATCCGTGCTGAAAAACAAAGAGACTCTCTGGGTAGGCTGGCCCGGATCTGACGCCGAAGAACAAGACGTTAGAGCTCTGATTCAAGCAGCGTCAATAGAGAACTGCCGCTTCATTCCCGTCTTTCTGTCGTCCGTGGAACTGGCCAAGTTCTATTATGGCTTCTCCAACGAGATTCTCTGGCCGCTATTTCACGATCTGCAATCACGCTGCAATTTCGACCCCTGCTATTGGGGCGTTTACAAGCGCGTGAACAAGAAATACGCCGCTGCGGTTCTTGAGCACGCGGAAGGAACAGACTATGTGTGGGTGCATGACTATCACCTCATGTTGATCGCGGAAGAGCTGCGTGAAATGGAAATCGGAAAGACTTTGGCTTACTTCCATCACATTCCCTTTCCCTCGCCTGATATTTTCGCCAAGCTCCCTTGGCGCTCTGAGCTGCTGCGCGCCATGCTTCGATTTGATGTTCTTGGTTTCCAAACCGGTCGCGATCTCAGGAATTTTGTGCTCTGCTTAAGGCGCTTTCTAGCCAGCGAGGTTCGGGCCCGGCGGAACGGCAGAGCAGTAATGTTTGAAACCAGTGACAGACAGGTGACGGCAGGGGCTTTCCCGATCAGCATAGATTTCCAGGAATTTTCAACGCGAGCTTGCAGCGAAGAGGTCACACAAATGGCGGCTTCGCTGCGGGATAACATCAAAGCGGACCATTGCCTGTTGGGCGTCGATCGCCTCGACTATACCAAGGGGATCCCAGAGCGGTTGCGCGCGTTTGAGTTACTTCTGGAACAGTCCCCTGAGCTTCAATGCAGGGTTACCCTGGTGCAAATTGTGGTGCCCAGCCGTGAAGATATACCCAAGTATCAGGAGCTCAAACAGGAAGTTGAACGCCTGGTTACTTCGATCAATGGACGCTTTACGAAGAACGGTTGGGTCCCCATCCAGTACGTTTACCGCCGGCTCAATCGGGACGAACTGCTGGCACATTACAAGGCGGCTGACGTGGCTTTGGTTACACCGTTAAAAGACGGCATGAACCTGGTCGCCAAAGAGTTTTGTGCTGCTCACACCAGCAATGACGGCGTCCTGATCGTGAGCGAGTTTGCCGGGGCGGCGCAACAGCTCAAGGCCGGAGCGCTGGTTGTGAATCCAAATGATCTGAGCGGTGTCGCCAATGCCATCAGGCAGGCACTAGTGTTTACGCGGTCGGAACGCCTCTGTCGAATGCGAACAATGCGGCGCTCCATCGCCAAAGACAATGTCAGTGTCTGGGCGGAGGCTTTTTGCAAGGCGGTGAGGCTACACACCGTTGAGACTGATGAATCCCTGGCTTGTGCGGTTTCGGTATGA